A genome region from Aythya fuligula isolate bAytFul2 chromosome 31, bAytFul2.pri, whole genome shotgun sequence includes the following:
- the LOC116500116 gene encoding olfactory receptor 14A16-like, with translation MSNSTFPTEFLLLPFADKRELQLLHFALFLGIYLAALLGNGLILTAVACDHHLHTPMYFFLLNLALLDLGCISTTVPKAMANSLWDTRAISSYGCAAQILFLVFFISAEFSLLTVMAYDRYVAICKPLHYGTIMNSRTCVNMAEAAWGITFVYAVLHTANTFSLPLCQGNALDQFFCEIPQILKLSCSDAYLREVGLLVVSACLAFGCFLYVVLSYVQIFRAVLRMPSEQGRHKAFSTCLPHLAVVSLFISTGLFDYLKPPSVSSSSLNLLLAVLYSVVPPAVNPLIYSMRNKELKDAVCKLVTGYFQNQ, from the coding sequence ATGTCCAACAGCACCTTCCCCActgagttcctcctcctgccattcgCAGACAAacgtgagctgcagctcctgcacttcgcgctcttcctgggcatctacctggctgccctcctgggcaatgGCCTCATCCTCACTGCTGTAGCCTGtgaccaccacctccacacccccatgtacttcttcctcctcaacctcgccctcctcgacctgggctgcatctccaccactgttcccaaagccatggccaattccctGTGGGATACCAGGGCCATTTCCTCCTATGGATGTGCTGCTCAGATTTTATTCcttgtctttttcatttcagcagagtTTTCTCTTCTCACCGTCATGGCTTATGACCGCTatgttgccatctgcaaaccccTGCACTACGGGACAATAATGAACAGCAGGACTTGTGTCAACATGGCAGAAGCTGCCTGGGGCATTACTTTTGTctatgctgtgctgcacactgccaataccttttcccttcccctctgccaaggcaatgccctggaccagttcttctgtgaaattccccagatcctcaagctgTCTTGCTCTGATGCCTACCTCAGAGAAGTTGGGCTTCTTGTGGTTAGTGCCTGCTTAGCATTTGGatgttttctttatgttgtGCtctcctatgtgcagatcttcagggccgtgctgaggatgccctctgagcagggccggcacaaagccttttccacatgcctccctcacctggccgtcGTCTCCCTGTTCATCAGCACTGGATTATTTGACTATCTGAAGCCCCCCTCTgtatcctcctcctccctgaatCTTTTGCTGGCAGTTTTGTATTcagtggtgcctccagcagtgaaccccctcatctacagcatgaggaacaaggAGCTCAAGGATGCAGTGTGCAAATTGGTAACTGGATATTTTCAGAACCAATAA
- the LOC116500117 gene encoding olfactory receptor 14A16-like, which translates to MLDLILSSNERLVWNVNPKGSLSCSDHELVVFTICQAGQRAQKFLLLPFADMRELQLLHFGLFLGIYLAALLGNGLILTAIACDHHLHTPMYFFLFNLSVFDLGSISTTLPKAMANSLWDTRAISYSGCAAQVFLLVFLIGGEYLLLTVMAYDRYVAICNPLHYETLIGGRTYVNMAAAAWGSSFLNAVLHTANTFSLPLCQGNALDQFFCEIPQILKLSCTDAYLREGGLIVVTACLLFACFVFIVLSYVQIFRAVLRIPSEQGRYKAFSTCLPHLAVVSLFISTIMFAYLKPPSISFPSLDMVVTVLYSVVSPAVNPVIYSMRNQELKGALKKLILLAVTKKE; encoded by the exons ATGCTGGACCTCATTCTCAGCAGCAACGAGAGGCTGGTGTGGAATGTGAATCCGAAGGGCAGCCTtagctgcagtgaccatgaacTGGTGGTGTTCACCATCTGTCAAGCAGGACAGAGGGCACAGA agttcctcctcctgccattcgCAGATATgcgcgagctgcagctcctgcacttcgggctcttcctgggcatctacctggctgccctcctgggcaacggcctcatcctcacagccatagcctgcgaccaccacctccacacccccatgtacttcttcctcttcaaCCTCTCCGTCTTTGACTTGGGatccatctccaccactctccccaaagccatggccaactCCCTGTGGGACACTAGGGCCATTTCCTACTCtggatgtgctgcacaggtcttcCTGCTTGTGTTTTTGATTGGAGGAGAATATTTACTTCTCACtgtcatggcctatgaccgTTATGTTGCCATCTGTAATCCCCTGCACTATGAGACACTCATAGGTGGCAGAACTTATGTcaacatggcagcagctgcctggggcagtagctttctcaatgctgtgctgcacactgccaataccttttccctcccactctgccaaggcaatgccctggaccagttcttctgtgaaattccccagatcctcaagctctcctgcacAGATGCCTACCTCAGAGAAGGTGGGCTTATTGTGGTTACAGCGTGTTTACtctttgcatgttttgttttcattgtgctgtcctatgtgcagatcttcagggctgtgctgaggatcccCTCAGAGCAGGGACGgtacaaagccttttccacatgcctccctcacctggccgtggttTCCCTCTTTATCAGCACAATAatgtttgcctacctgaagcccccctccatctctTTCCCATCCTTGGATATGGTGGTGACAGTTCTGTACTCGGTGGTgtctccagcagtgaaccccgtcatctacagcatgaggaaccaggagtTAAAAGGGGCACTGAAGAAACTGATCCTGCTGGCGGTAACTAAGAAAGAATAA